The nucleotide sequence GGCATAGACACCGATATCacaggctgattttttttttttgtacgtttGGATCTGAAACGGctgcttcaaaacaaaatgtctgaCTTCCTGTAAATTTTTGCACGAGTCCTTGAGACTTTTTCATGCTTCCTGCCACAATAGATGTGTCCACCCAGTTTCATGACTTGATACTGAGACACAACTTCTGGACAGGTTCAGGGCAGATTCAGCTGTGGCAGTTCCTGCTGGAGCTGCTGTCGGACAGCAACAACGCCAGCATCATCACCTGGGAGGGCACCAACGGCGAGTTCAAGATGACCGACCCCGACGAGGTGGCCAAGCGTTGGGGCGAACGCAAGAGCAAGCCCAACATGAACTACGACAAGCTGAGCCGGGCCCTGCGCTACTACTACGACAAGAACATCATGACCAAGGTGCACGGCAAGCGCTACGCCTACAAGTTTGACTTCCAAGGCATCTCGCAGACGCACCAGAACCACCAGGCGGCcgacagcggcggcggcggcatggtCAAGTACCAGACGGAGATGTCCTACGTGCAGCCTTATCACAGCCACCAGCCCAAAATGAACTTCATGACGGGCCATCCGCCGCCGCCCATGCCCGTCTCGCCCGGGAACTTTTTCGGCCCGCCGTCCACATATTGGAACTCGCCCAGCAGCCCCATCTACCCCGGGGCGGCCATGAACAGACATCCCGCCACCCATTCCCACCTGAGCTCATATTActgagcgcacacacacgttCCAAAAAGGGGAAGATGAGTTTTGTTCTAAAACGGGCATTCTTGCTGGAAAGTAGGTTGGACGGACGGACACGAGGGACAAACGGACGCCTGTATACTCTTCCTGGGATATTATGAATATACTGATGACACGCTGTATTTACTGTATTCAATTATGGAACCAAGTTTCTCTTCTCTGAGTAGAGCGGATAGAAAAAGTCAACACATCCAAAGCAAGCGAGATcattcatttcaaaactttttccaccctttttttttagtttgttaaAAAAAGGGAAGTAAAAATGAACTACTGATCTAATGTACCTCTGAAAAGTGCTACGTGGATGAGGTGAGGATTAATCACATTTAAGTTAAATAGGAGTGCCACCAAGTGCCTCCGATTAACACCAAATGAATTTTAGCTTTCTCTACAGACACGCATTTATTTACTTTCTGATAAAAGGCAAACAAATGAATTTAATTTGTTGTTGATCAGGGGCACCTTAAATTGTGACAGGTCCCATTTAATATGTGACTGGTTATTACTTAAGACAACCACGTCCCAGGtagaagagggtgtgcacacttgtgcaactgcATTATATCAGCTGTAGATTTTTGCTTCCCCTAAGATATTTTTGTCAAATAGGTTTTATAGGACATCCATCTGggtctcatcttttttttttttgcttttcaaaaatgaaactggctttgaacaggggtgtgtagactttttaaatcCACTGCAAAGAACTTGTTTGATAGCTGGCGGCGGAAACTTGACTTGCAAGACTTTTGTAAAAGAAATTGTACAGAATCTTCCGTTAGGCGTCATTTACTCATGTTAATAAATGTTCCCTGTAGCTAACAATGAGACTCCTGTGGTTGCGGCGTTGGGCTTTATTGGTCAAACTCAAAGATATCTTCAAAGGTTCGGCGAGGTTCTTTGATGACCTCCACCACAGCGGAACCCTTCTTGACCATCTCCTCATCCTCCCACTCCCAGTCTGCCACCTTACCCATCGCTTCAGGCTCCGTCGCTTCTCGGCTAGTCTTCAGCGTCAGTATCTTCATCTGGGATTTTTCCATGGCTTTCACTTTAGGCTCTGGATGAAGCACAAGAATGTCATCACAATTGAAGCCCAGCCCGCTCTTTGCATGCTTTaagaatgtttttgtttacCGTGGGAATGTTTGACGATGTCAAAGTCTGGATGGGTTTCCAAGACATCCTCCTCCATcacctgctcctcctcctctaccCACTCCACTCCTCTCCCGCCAAACGGCCACTTTAACTCTGTCACATCAATCAGTTGGAGCCGCGGTGTGGTCGGGCTTTGAATGACCTCCAAGGTGGTCTTCACCACGGAAGGTGCGACtgtcgtggtggtggtggtggtggtagtggAGAAGAACAATGGCTGCTTCCTCTTGTGGTTTTTGAACGGTTGCCCTCTTGGCTGCACTTTCCACCCTCTGCTGGTGGTTACTTCACTCACTGGAAAATATGTCAATAAGGAATTTTGTTGGTGCTATTAACGAAAAAAGGTacaatgcaaaatattttttaaaatagattTCTCACAACCGGCAGCAGAGCCACAGCTGGAGTCACAGCAGGCGCACACCCAGTCCCAGCCATGGAGCTCCACCCATCTTGGGAGGAAGCAAAATGGTCGTAGAAATcgttcatttaaaaaatgtccaaGTCGTTCATTAAAtctccagtaaaaaaaaaaaaaaaaaaaaagaaaaccgacCTTCCTAAGTTTGTGTCGTAGTTGCAGGTCTTTGCCGTCGGAGTGGGAACGTCACTTTCAACCGACATGGTGCAGTGCATGTAGAGTTGCTGTAAAATGGACCAGAAATTGAAATTCACTGGCGGTCAATTAGTTGATCCTGGAATAGGTCGCAAAATGCAACTCACTTGATCCGTCATTCCTTGGAAGTAGAAAGCATCCACGGAAAATCGGACAACGTTGTTCTTGTACGGGATGAATCTGGAGCGACCATATTTGCTTTCAATCATGCACCTTCATCATTGGAGGAAGTGTGTTTGTTAAAAAGTCCACATCTATTTTGTGCTTgacgatttttcttttttttacccaaAATCCTTCACAACTGGAAATTGAGGCTTGGAGATGTGCGACTTATTGGGTGTGGCATAGCACGAGTGGACATACAGCCTCATGTCTTGGGGCACAGACGGACCCTCGGCCTCAAAGCGCATGGGCTCACCCAGGACGTACTTATCAGACGGAGAAAACCTTTCCCAACGAACTGCCAAATACAACACAAGGAATACGATCACatctcttgttttgttttttttctcctttccccatttttcttcaaatttaTTTCAAGAGGCAAAGGAGATTACCGTTCAGTGGTGTCAGGATAAAATTGGCTCTGTTCCTCATTGCTTTGAAGATGTGGCGCATGCGCATTTTTGGAAGGTAGCCAACTTTGTAGGAGTATTGATACCTATAAAGGCCCAAAgaaaatattcattttaataACAGCGAAACATAATGTCAGACTTGTGTTGTGGCAGTCACCTGGTGTAATTGCAGACAACGGGCATCACAAAGGGCACTGATCTCCTTATTAGGCCAAGGTGCATCTCGGGGTTGTACTGCAGTGTGTTCGAATAGGTCATCTGTCCATTAATCATCTgcgcaaaacaagtgaattatcAGAATCAAAATAAACGCTAAATATAGATGCAacaaaaatgtatgttttttttttttctttagttggATACAGTACCATACCTACAATAGTTTTGACACAATTAACATAGAAAGTAATAGACCAGTACGTTCGTTATTTAAAGCAGTTCAGTTGTTCAAATAATGAAGTAACCAGTGTTTCGCACATACATGACGTCAAGGCTCATAAATATAGTCATCTACCAAAAATATCACACTTTTAGTCAGTGAGCTGAACATTTGATACatacaaagaaacaaaaaacgaCTTCATCTAACTTCAaatagcaaaaacaaaacaattgttgGCCTACCGCCATTTTGTGAACATGTCACCAGGTGATCATTGAGTTATGCTATTTGTTGACTTACCCATAAAACGGTTAATTTCATAAAGGCCTTATTTGTAGACTTTGTGATGAATGGTGGTCAACATAAATGGGTGTACAACAGTTACTGTTGTCCCCTAAAAGCTCACCTGTCGTTTGGTTCCACACTGGTCGAGTCCATGAAGGAAATAAATATAATTCTTGGACGATTTTGTTGCTTGACATGATCCCAGTTTGAGCTGATTTATTTCGCCAACACCGAGGATGCTCTTGGGCACTCGGACGAGCATTTTGTCCATTTTGCATGAGGTCCTCACGGTGCGATGACCCGACGGGCCTGGTGGTCTGGCTGGCCCAGGGAGCAGGCGCACTCGGACGGGCCTTGGTAGAGGCTCGAGGCCGCTAGCTTTGACCGGGTACAAGTGGAGCTTTTCCAGCGGCGGTAGCTCGGAATGGACGAACACGGGTAGTTTTAAGTACGCCTGCGGAAAAGTCAGATTTTCTAAACTGTCAGTCATGGTCCGGTTCGTTAAAGCACTCGTGAATGGAGGTATGGCACGCCGTAATGGCGCCTTCCCTCCTTGGAATGAGGAAAACAGCGACAAAAATATAAGGAATAGAAAATAAATCATATCGAGTGCACTGAATTACTCTGAAAATGTGATGAATTAGTTTTAATCTTGCTTTTCTTCCCTCGGTTTTGCTGAAAAAGCACAGTTGGTCGCCTGCGTCAAATTACTCTCCAAGTTAAATGGCGCCACCTTCTGCTCGTTTGATGTATAGCAGCCAAATGCTCCCCATTTAAAACTTCCGTCCAAATGTTTAAAATAACGAAATAAAATCTCAAACGCATCGAAATTTTATGTAcatgcatatttatttatttatttatttatttatttatttatttatttatttactgaacatttttttaaaactgcCATTAAAGCGATGTATTATAAAACAACGTTATGTTACTACATCAACAGTCTACATCCACCGAcatgattatttattttctcctcAATAAATGATTGCCTTCTCGTGAAAAATAGCCCGACGCCCCGTGCACGTCATTTCGATTCAAGTGTGAACCAGTCACACCTCCCCACTGCGAGAAACGTCTGCTGGTCACTCTCCCACTGTCACACCTTGGGGGTCTTTGACACGGTGGCGTCGCTCTCCCACCGCCGCACTTCCACTTCAAAAGGATTCACATGCACGCGTGGAAAATTTGGCGCTCCAGCACGCGGCACACATGCAGATGGCACGCGTGGATTTTACAAGTGTGAATGCAAACGTGGTCATGTTAATTTGACCCGCACGCGCACGGCAACGGACATGCAAAATCAAATCGTTGCAGTACGCCTGTTAGTTATTATTCGTTGGTGGAATAATTAATATAAGGCTTCACACAGAAGAAAATATCTTAATCTTATTTTACTTGTATTGAATTATGCATTGAGAGACGTTTCGGCTGCTTTGCTAcaagaacatttattttgcatACTGGAGCGCTGAGTTTTATTTTAACCATCAAGCGGATTTATTGCACTAACTTGTGCGGAATTATTAGAGGGAGCTCAATTAATCTAGTATAAAAGTAAAAAGTAAAGTCTGAGGCAGCATGACACAGAAAGAATGGATTTGTCAAGGTGGCATGTGATTGGCTGTTGGTAAGTGGGCGGGGCTTGAGCGGACAGAGTATAAAACAAGCAACTAGGCTTAGTTGCATCCTTTTTCTGACAAATTTTGGACACCAGAAGACTCCTAGTTAGAAGAAGATTGAATCATGAAGCTCATGCAGGAAGCAGAGGATGCTATCCGCGAAAGAAAGGTAAAGAAGCACTTGAAATAGCTTACAGTATTTTACATGCACAATATTTGTTAGTTTTGAAAAGTGTAGTTTAGCATGTATATGAAAGATttactttttttattgtatACTCTCCCTCTGCAGCTTCTAAAATCCCAAGTCGAGAAGCGTCGACGTGAGAGAATGAACCACAGTCTCGAGCGTTTGAGGAGCATGTTGATGCAGGAGCCGCAACAAGTGGAGCAGGTAAAAAGGCAACGTGAGAACTCAAATTGGAGCCATATTGAGGGCAGCACGGTGACctagtggttagcacgtctaCCTCACTGTTCTGGGTTCAAATCTCGTTTCAGGCcttccttcctgtgtggagtttgcatgttctccgtgCTCTTTCATGGCTCAAAAACATGCACGTTAGCGTCATTCgtcaaaaaaaatggcagcggGTGGCCTAGTGATTGGcgcatctgcctcacagtcgcAAGGTTCTGGGTTCAAATCTCACATGGGTCACACTTTCATGACTTTAAATGATGCAGAAgtgtaaatgtgatttttttttttttcttcccaaaacCAACTGCTGTAGTTTCCACTATAGTGAGGACAATACGTATGCCTGATAATAAATTAACAGTAATAAAAGAACATACGTGTGTTGCTCCAGGGTGCAGCCCAGCGTCGCGTGGAGAAGACGGAGATTTTGGAGCACACCGTCCTGTTCCTCCAAAACAACAGCAGCAAAGCAAGTGTTGGCCCACAATCACAGCAATGCTCCTTTCAAGAAGGCTTCCACAGCTGCCTGCAAAAAGCCGCCCACTTCCTGGGGCCCGAGGGCAAAGGCCTGTGGCTGGCCCTGGATGCCTCCTTCATCCAACGCTCCTCTTCCACTTCATCCTCCTCTACTTCCTCCATCCTCCACCTGCTGAGACACAGgcgagcggcggcggcagcggcggcggcggcggcagctcaGCCCGCCAGAACCCCCGCTCAGGGGCAAAAGTGGCTGGGGACGTGCATGGAGAGCCCTCCGGCCGAGGGGCCCTCTCTGGGCCAGAGCGTGTGGAGGCCCTGGCCCTAAAGGATGAACTTTGACTCCCCACCCCCTCTCCCCCCTCTCCCCCATGTATACATTATCTGTTAAGTTGATGATGTAAATAGTTTGAAGACGTCATTTGTACGCTGCTGTGTATATATGTGAACCATTCGACCCACTATAGATGTGTATATAGTGCTGCTTGGGATGGGTGCTGGATGCTGGCGCCCGACATGTGCCCGCTTCAAAGGTGAGtcatcacacacacgcgcgtaaGCGTAGCAACCCGGGCGTGGATCATAATCAAGTGTCCTATCTCGTTTCCAGCTGCTTTAAAGTACGAGGGGCCCCACCCTCATGTCCATGAGTCACAAACAACCTCTGCGGTCCCTCCTAATGATAATATATAACTTGTATATTTTGCACACTAACTTATTCTCCATGTCTCCCTATGGTGAGcctctattgttttttttgttgttgttttttttggttaaataaacatttcattcaaATTCTGATAAATAGCATGAGTGCTTTCTTTTAACCAGGATGAATGCTTTTATCCATACAATATAAAACATGTTGTATTGTGCCATATTGAAAAACTGGACCATGTAAAAcctttcttattttttatttaccagTAACGTGATCAATGAACTGTATGACTAATAAAATCTAAACATTTTCAAGAGGAACATTAAAAACATAAACGGGATAATGTTTAAAATGAACCAATCACAGTCAAACTTATGTTAAATATGAGTCACCGCCTCTGAGGTGCGCGCCGATATTTACTATTTTAAGAAAACCAGCATCATTCAAAAATTTGATGAGAGGTGAGCTTTGAATTCCGCAcccaaaattttattttaaaaaaatggtcaTAGCTGTGAAAACTAACTCAAAACAAGAAAACTGTTCCTCGGTTTAATTATATGATTAGGCTACATCGTtaaagtagggggggggggggggggggggcttttgcaACTTCACACACACTTCACCCACAGATGCAAATGTCGAGTGCGTGTTCTAACGCGTCTTCTGTGGAAAGAGGCGGACAATGGAAGTGTGTCCCGTGGGAACCCCACTCGGCGGCCCTTCTCAATCCTGTCACGCAGGAAGCCATAAATGAAGTGTTACTCATTTACATCAAGTGTTAGTTAGCCTATTTGCTGTTTCCAAATACCAAAGCGACATTTCTAGGGTTATTTATGCCGAAATTAATACATAATAGATCATTAAAACAGGAAATTCGGAGTAGAATAATCAAATGGTCCCAGAATTAATTTAATTGTGAATTATTATGCCGTGGAATAAATATTCGTATATTCGGTAATTCCACAATTACATGTTCTTATAGCTAAAATGCTAATACATTTTCATGTTTCATTAGCTCAACAtgcgtaaataaataaataaataaataaatcaaagttgCTGCAAAAGCTtatttaaacaaacattttagcaCCACTTAAAACATTATTAGTGAGACTAATACTTTTCATTATTCACTAACATATATTCAAACAATGTCGGTCGAAAATTGATTttagaatatatttttttgaaattTAAAAGCGAAAAGACCTGACCGCAGGGTGCTCAAGCCTATTGGAATATTAAAGGTGGGTTAGAATTTGTGTGACAATATATGCAAACAAGGCCGATGTGAAGACAAATGTTGAATTGTGGGGGTGACGATGGGAGAACGGAAAGCAGTCGCTTCTCATCGTGCAAGAGGTGCGAGTGAACAAAGTGCGGGAATGGCTTCGGTCACACGTTCACTCATTCGCACTTGAATTGAAAAGACGCGCACGCGCCGTTCCACGAGGCGCGCCACGCAGCCAAGCTCGCACGCGACGGCAATGACGTTTATTCGGAGAAAGATTACAAATTCATGACAATGCGCGCGTGTtcataggaagaaaaaaaaaaaggagctaaaTGTGGTCAACTGACATCATTTTCGACACTCGAAAATATATTCTGATGCATTTGCAATAAATGTGCATAGCCAAAATAAGTCATTTATTGTGACATTGTTTCATAATAAATTAAATCTTTGCATAAAGTCTTGATTGACGATAAAATCGAGCACATAGACATGATTACCTAATTATGTAAAATGCGCGTAAATCACTATTACGCACGTTTGACGCACAGGTTTCGGttgtgaattttcttttttctttcaaaactaTGTGTGAATATATGCATGCGTTTGTGTGCGTTTGGTAAACACCTTTGGTTTCAATTCACATGCGCAAAAGACGACCGTGTCGTTTCTGGTTTGATTTTGTGAGCACAAAATACGcacagggtgttttttttttttttttttttttttttttgctggcttcCTCATGGAGGTGttttttgtcacacacacaagcgaATTTTACGTTGTATAAGCCGGATGCCTTGACGCCGACAAGACCCccctattcttttttttttccccctcacagaTGTTAATGCAACACGAGCTGGTCTCACCTCTCAGGGGGCGCGTGTCGCTTGAGTGGGGGTCGGGTGGCTTTGATGGGGGGTTACGTCCACGTGCCCGTGGATTAGCGGAGGCTCCTGTTGGCACATGCAACAAATTGTGTTTGACATCAATGAATAAGAGAAATAATAGGAGTCCAGTATAGACCTGCGCCGAGTCCGAATACGGATCACTTTTGTGCAAGTGCAATCATTTTTCATAAAGACTAAAGAACATATTGGGAAATAATTTACTGCATTTTAAAATATAAGGGAAATAGTCTAACATTTCCACctaaagaaagtattgtttgtaGATGAATATGACACACAATTCGATTATTTGAAAGAAGAGTGTGGAGAGAAAGTGGGTGGAGCCTGTGGTGACTTTTTATAGAGGTATAGTGGAGCACGTGGACCACATTCAACTTGCACTCTTGTTGGATTCCAGTCATG is from Syngnathus scovelli strain Florida chromosome 9, RoL_Ssco_1.2, whole genome shotgun sequence and encodes:
- the zp3d.2 gene encoding zona pellucida sperm-binding protein 3d.2 isoform X2; this encodes MIYFLFLIFLSLFSSFQGGKAPLRRAIPPFTSALTNRTMTDSLENLTFPQAYLKLPVFVHSELPPLEKLHLYPVKASGLEPLPRPVRVRLLPGPARPPGPSGHRTVRTSCKMDKMLVRVPKSILGVGEINQLKLGSCQATKSSKNYIYFLHGLDQCGTKRQMINGQMTYSNTLQYNPEMHLGLIRRSVPFVMPVVCNYTRYQYSYKVGYLPKMRMRHIFKAMRNRANFILTPLNVRWERFSPSDKYVLGEPMRFEAEGPSVPQDMRLYVHSCYATPNKSHISKPQFPVVKDFGCMIESKYGRSRFIPYKNNVVRFSVDAFYFQGMTDQQLYMHCTMSVESDVPTPTAKTCNYDTNLGRWVELHGWDWVCACCDSSCGSAAVSEVTTSRGWKVQPRGQPFKNHKRKQPLFFSTTTTTTTTTVAPSVVKTTLEVIQSPTTPRLQLIDVTELKWPFGGRGVEWVEEEEQVMEEDVLETHPDFDIVKHSHEPKVKAMEKSQMKILTLKTSREATEPEAMGKVADWEWEDEEMVKKGSAVVEVIKEPRRTFEDIFEFDQ
- the zp3d.2 gene encoding zona pellucida sperm-binding protein 3d.2 isoform X1 — encoded protein: MIYFLFLIFLSLFSSFQGGKAPLRRAIPPFTSALTNRTMTDSLENLTFPQAYLKLPVFVHSELPPLEKLHLYPVKASGLEPLPRPVRVRLLPGPARPPGPSGHRTVRTSCKMDKMLVRVPKSILGVGEINQLKLGSCQATKSSKNYIYFLHGLDQCGTKRQMINGQMTYSNTLQYNPEMHLGLIRRSVPFVMPVVCNYTRYQYSYKVGYLPKMRMRHIFKAMRNRANFILTPLNVRWERFSPSDKYVLGEPMRFEAEGPSVPQDMRLYVHSCYATPNKSHISKPQFPVVKDFGCMIESKYGRSRFIPYKNNVVRFSVDAFYFQGMTDQQLYMHCTMSVESDVPTPTAKTCNYDTNLGRWVELHGWDWVCACCDSSCGSAAGLSEVTTSRGWKVQPRGQPFKNHKRKQPLFFSTTTTTTTTTVAPSVVKTTLEVIQSPTTPRLQLIDVTELKWPFGGRGVEWVEEEEQVMEEDVLETHPDFDIVKHSHEPKVKAMEKSQMKILTLKTSREATEPEAMGKVADWEWEDEEMVKKGSAVVEVIKEPRRTFEDIFEFDQ
- the zp3d.2 gene encoding zona pellucida sperm-binding protein 3d.2 isoform X3 produces the protein MKLTVLWMINGQMTYSNTLQYNPEMHLGLIRRSVPFVMPVVCNYTRYQYSYKVGYLPKMRMRHIFKAMRNRANFILTPLNVRWERFSPSDKYVLGEPMRFEAEGPSVPQDMRLYVHSCYATPNKSHISKPQFPVVKDFGCMIESKYGRSRFIPYKNNVVRFSVDAFYFQGMTDQQLYMHCTMSVESDVPTPTAKTCNYDTNLGRWVELHGWDWVCACCDSSCGSAAGLSEVTTSRGWKVQPRGQPFKNHKRKQPLFFSTTTTTTTTTVAPSVVKTTLEVIQSPTTPRLQLIDVTELKWPFGGRGVEWVEEEEQVMEEDVLETHPDFDIVKHSHEPKVKAMEKSQMKILTLKTSREATEPEAMGKVADWEWEDEEMVKKGSAVVEVIKEPRRTFEDIFEFDQ
- the LOC125974704 gene encoding transcription factor HES-2-like — its product is MKLMQEAEDAIRERKLLKSQVEKRRRERMNHSLERLRSMLMQEPQQVEQGAAQRRVEKTEILEHTVLFLQNNSSKASVGPQSQQCSFQEGFHSCLQKAAHFLGPEGKGLWLALDASFIQRSSSTSSSSTSSILHLLRHRRAAAAAAAAAAAQPARTPAQGQKWLGTCMESPPAEGPSLGQSVWRPWP